From Vigna unguiculata cultivar IT97K-499-35 chromosome 5, ASM411807v1, whole genome shotgun sequence, the proteins below share one genomic window:
- the LOC114184033 gene encoding transcription factor NAI1-like isoform X2, whose protein sequence is MEDSLENWISNLEMEDYDAVLSESNVSFDEQQFLREILEEPQNLSPSNSSVSFDEAIGDTLHKSYSSNSIKSLKTSSSSYGSAATRYLLSFDTSTAEPITDHKHGSSVQGCCSKKRGGGAVVKDGAEFEAVMAQPRKRVRRSCETQHHIMAERKRRQELTGSIIALSATIPGLKRMDKAYVLREAVNYTRQLQERVKELENQNSEKKVVHHSSTLVTKSQVSSSNKSSETNKESLFEVEARVLDEEVLIGIHCEKQKDIVCNILAFLEKLHLSPTSSSVLPFGTSTLIIHIISQMDEECRMNMDELVKNMREYLLDVYDMQQ, encoded by the exons ATGGAAGATTCATTGGAGAATTGGATTTCCAATCTG GAAATGGAAGACTATGATGCTGTGTTGAGTGAGAGCAATGTTTCATTTGATGAGCAACAGTTTCTGAGAGAGATTCTTGAGGAGCCACAGAATCTGAGTCCCAGCAACAGCAGTGTGTCATTTGATGAGGCAATTGGTGACACTCTGCACAAAAGCTACAGTTCAAACTCCATCAAGTCTTTgaaaacatcatcatcatcatatgGCTCTGCAGCCACCAGATACCTTCTCTCTTTTGATACTTCAACTGCTGAGCCAATCACAGATCATAAGCATGGTTCATCAGTGCAGGGATGTTGCAGTAAAAAAAGGGGTGGTGGTGCTGTGGTGAAAGATGGAGCTGAGTTTGAAGCAGTTATGGCTCAGCCAAGAAAGAGGGTTAGAAGGTCTTGTGAGACACAGCATCACATCATGGCTGAGAGGAAAAGGAGACAGGAACTCACGGGGAGCATCATAGCACTTTCAGCCACCATTCCTGGACTCAAGAGG ATGGACAAGGCTTATGTACTTCGTGAAGCAGTGAATTACACAAGACAACTTCAAGAGAGAGTGAAAGAGTTGGAAAATCAAAACAGTGAGAAAAAAGTAGTACATCATTCATCAACGTTGGTAACAAAATCTCAAGTCTCCTCCTCAAACAAAAGCAGTGAAACCAACAAAGAATCACTGTTCGAGGTTGAAGCAAGAGTCCTAGACGAGGAAGTACTCATTGGAATCCATTGTGAGAAGCAAAAGGACATAGTCTGCAACATACTTGCTTTTCTTGAAAAGCTTCATCTTTCCCCAACCAGTAGCAGTGTATTACCATTCGGCACTTCTACTCTTATAATCCACATCATTTCCCAG ATGGATGAGGAATGCAGAATGAACATGGATGAGCTAGTGAAGAATATGAGAGAATATCTGTTGGATGTGTATGACATGCAACAGTGA
- the LOC114184033 gene encoding transcription factor NAI1-like isoform X1, translated as MEDSLENWISNLLSQEMEDYDAVLSESNVSFDEQQFLREILEEPQNLSPSNSSVSFDEAIGDTLHKSYSSNSIKSLKTSSSSYGSAATRYLLSFDTSTAEPITDHKHGSSVQGCCSKKRGGGAVVKDGAEFEAVMAQPRKRVRRSCETQHHIMAERKRRQELTGSIIALSATIPGLKRMDKAYVLREAVNYTRQLQERVKELENQNSEKKVVHHSSTLVTKSQVSSSNKSSETNKESLFEVEARVLDEEVLIGIHCEKQKDIVCNILAFLEKLHLSPTSSSVLPFGTSTLIIHIISQMDEECRMNMDELVKNMREYLLDVYDMQQ; from the exons ATGGAAGATTCATTGGAGAATTGGATTTCCAATCTG TTGTCACAGGAAATGGAAGACTATGATGCTGTGTTGAGTGAGAGCAATGTTTCATTTGATGAGCAACAGTTTCTGAGAGAGATTCTTGAGGAGCCACAGAATCTGAGTCCCAGCAACAGCAGTGTGTCATTTGATGAGGCAATTGGTGACACTCTGCACAAAAGCTACAGTTCAAACTCCATCAAGTCTTTgaaaacatcatcatcatcatatgGCTCTGCAGCCACCAGATACCTTCTCTCTTTTGATACTTCAACTGCTGAGCCAATCACAGATCATAAGCATGGTTCATCAGTGCAGGGATGTTGCAGTAAAAAAAGGGGTGGTGGTGCTGTGGTGAAAGATGGAGCTGAGTTTGAAGCAGTTATGGCTCAGCCAAGAAAGAGGGTTAGAAGGTCTTGTGAGACACAGCATCACATCATGGCTGAGAGGAAAAGGAGACAGGAACTCACGGGGAGCATCATAGCACTTTCAGCCACCATTCCTGGACTCAAGAGG ATGGACAAGGCTTATGTACTTCGTGAAGCAGTGAATTACACAAGACAACTTCAAGAGAGAGTGAAAGAGTTGGAAAATCAAAACAGTGAGAAAAAAGTAGTACATCATTCATCAACGTTGGTAACAAAATCTCAAGTCTCCTCCTCAAACAAAAGCAGTGAAACCAACAAAGAATCACTGTTCGAGGTTGAAGCAAGAGTCCTAGACGAGGAAGTACTCATTGGAATCCATTGTGAGAAGCAAAAGGACATAGTCTGCAACATACTTGCTTTTCTTGAAAAGCTTCATCTTTCCCCAACCAGTAGCAGTGTATTACCATTCGGCACTTCTACTCTTATAATCCACATCATTTCCCAG ATGGATGAGGAATGCAGAATGAACATGGATGAGCTAGTGAAGAATATGAGAGAATATCTGTTGGATGTGTATGACATGCAACAGTGA
- the LOC114185816 gene encoding acyl carrier protein 1, mitochondrial codes for MAVRAAVLRHIRVPLQAVPKLQPWRAMSSHGDDHITKEEVIQRVLAVVKDFPKVDPSKVNPDVHFQKDLGLDSLDNVEIVMALEEEFKLEIPDKEADKIDSCNLAIEYIANHPMAS; via the exons atggCAGTGAGGGCCGCCGTACTCCGCCACATTCGTGTGCCACTCCAGGCCGTTCCAAAACTTCAGCCATGGCGTGCCATGTCATCACACGGCGACGATCATATCACCAAAGAGGAGGTCATCCAAAGAGTCCTCGCCGTCGTCAAAGATTTCCCCAAAGTCGATCCTTCCAAG GTAAATCCAGATGTCCATTTTCAGAAGGATCTGGGTTTGGATAGCTTGGACAATGTGGAAATTGTAATGGCTCTTGAAGAGGAGTTCAAGTTAGAGATCCCAGACAAGGAAGCTGATAAAATTGATTCCTGTAATCTTGCTATTGAGTATATTGCTAACCATCCCATGGCTAGTTAA
- the LOC114183150 gene encoding probable purine permease 11, with product MTDNEEPMIARGTMSELAFNKYKRCQWWFLVALSIGFLIIGQSAAVILGRFYYDQGGNSKWMATLVQTVAFPLLFIPLCTIRSPEEASTSVAPSIKFIVLIYFVLGVLIAADNMMYSTGLLYLSASTYSLICASQLAFNAVFSYFINAQKFTALIINSTVILTFSASLLAINEDSHEPSGLSKGKYLIGFLCTLGASAGYSLLLSLMQLTFEKVLKKETFSVVLEMQIYTSLVATSAAVIGLFASGEWRTMHGEMEGFGKGQVAYVMTLVWTAIAWQVCSVGVVGLIFLVSSLYSNVISTVSLAVTPIAAVIVFHDKMNGVKIISMLLALWGFASYIYQNYLDDAKARRAQAVPKPQNDSAC from the exons ATGACGG ACAATGAAGAACCGATGATTGCACGTGGAACAATGTCTGAATTAGCATTTAATAAGTATAAGCGATGTCAATGGTGGTTTCTGGTGGCACTCAGCATAGGCTTTCTTATCATAGGTCAATCTGCTGCTGTTATCCTTGGAAGATTTTATTATGATCAAGGTGGAAATAGTAAATGGATGGCTACTCTGGTTCAAACTGTTGCCTTCCCACTCTTGTTCATTCCATTATGTACAATTCGTTCACCTGAAGAGGCTTCAACTTCTGTTGCACCTTCCATCAAATTTATAGTGTTGATATATTTTGTTCTAGGAGTCTTAATTGCTGCCGACAATATGATGTACTCCACTGGATTGTTGTACCTCTCGGCTTCTACATACTCGCTGATTTGTGCATCACAATTAGCCTTTAATGCAGTTTTCTCATATTTTATCAATGCTCAAAAGTTCACAGCTTTGATTATAAACTCCACAGTGATTCTCACTTTCTCTGCTTCACTCCTTGCTATTAACGAAGACTCACACGAACCATCAGGTCTTTCCAAGGGAAAGTACCTTATTGGTTTCCTATGTACCCTTGGAGCTTCTGCAGGGTACTCTCTTTTGCTTTCCCTCATGCAACTGACATTTGAGAAGGTTCTGAAGAAGGAAACTTTTTCTGTTGTTTTGGAAATGCAAATCTACACTTCTCTTGTAGCCACTAGTGCTGCTGTGATAGGCCTATTTGCAAGTGGTGAATGGCGTACTATGCATGGAGAAATGGAGGGTTTTGGGAAAGGACAGGTTGCTTATGTAATGACTTTGGTTTGGACTGCAATAGCATGGCAGGTATGTTCTGTTGGTGTTGTTGGCTTGATCTTCCTAGTATCTTCTCTCTACTCCAATGTTATCAGCACTGTCTCTTTAGCTGTTACTCCTATTGCTGCTGTTATAGTTTTTCATGATAAGATGAATGGGGTGAAGATAATTTCTATGCTTTTGGCTCTCTGGGGTTTTGCCTCTTACATCTATCAGAACTATCTTGATGATGCAAAGGCAAGACGTGCACAAGCTGTGCCTAAGCCTCAGAATGATTCTGCTTGTTGA
- the LOC114183252 gene encoding signal recognition particle 19 kDa protein-like, whose amino-acid sequence MDATQLPNIKKWIVMYPVYINSKKTMAEGRRIAVAKACENPTCAEIGDCCSYLKLPFAIEIDKAYPRDFMQRGRVRVLLKKEDETLINPSILSRKQLMLRVAEMVPRHHGRTKKQETASTSTTGPSHKSGKGGKRRR is encoded by the exons ATGGATGCTACCCAGTTGCCcaacataaaaaaatggattgtgATGTATCCTGTTTACATCAATTCCAAAAAAACAATGGCAGAAGGAAGACGCATCGCAGTCGCCAAAGCTTGCGAAAACCCTACTTGTGCTGAAATCGGTGATTGTTGTAGCTACCTCAAGCTTCCTTTTGCAATTGAG ATCGACAAGGCGTACCCTCGCGATTTCATGCAAAGAGGGCGCGTGAGGGTGTTGCTAAAGAAGGAGGATGAGACACTTATTAATCCCTCTATCTTGTCAC GAAAGCAACTGATGTTACGGGTTGCAGAGATGGTGCCTAGGCATCATGGAAGAACCAAGAAGCAAGAGACTGCATCAACGTCAACTACTGGACCTTCCCACAAATCTGGAAAGGGTGGCAAAAGGAGGAGATAA
- the LOC114186356 gene encoding uncharacterized protein LOC114186356 yields MRCKKHTLDLSSTVGVCASCLRERLIALVAAQAQAQAHHHHQAQLTRVISRASDDCSRTSDPNPPPPLIFPRSVSPYVSRRKSDYAAAWQGCDDRHDRRERLFYSTPQLGPTFCAGDAAYHGDSRSFKKRLNKFRIFARLFRSRSDKFQSDPSCEQSSYASPSWFSSLFPARRRNKDRTGAPEEYSSAARRRFRPSDRGMSPVRTEDFGDECDQSPSGSGYISEASPWWRRTPTVAPSARRSRFGHAKSASGSGMALCLSPLVRASPNRRWNHKGLPPEMAAAAEVRAAAAKPHLSAAASFCANRSRKLADFGRVNHNR; encoded by the coding sequence ATGAGGTGCAAGAAACATACCTTAGACCTTAGCAGCACCGTCGGCGTCTGTGCTTCCTGTCTCAGGGAACGCCTCATAGCCCTCGTCGCCGCGCAGGCCCAGGCCCAGGCCCATCATCATCACCAGGCCCAATTAACGCGAGTCATTTCACGCGCCTCCGACGATTGTTCCAGAACCTCAGACCCCAACCCTCCCCCACCCTTAATTTTCCCACGCTCGGTCTCGCCCTACGTCTCTCGCCGGAAGTCCGACTACGCCGCCGCATGGCAGGGCTGCGACGACCGCCACGACCGCCGCGAGCGTCTCTTCTACAGCACTCCGCAGCTCGGTCCCACCTTCTGCGCCGGTGATGCCGCGTACCACGGCGACTCGCGCTCGTTCAAGAAACGCCTGAACAAGTTCCGCATATTCGCGAGGCTCTTCAGGTCCAGATCGGATAAGTTTCAATCCGATCCGTCGTGCGAGCAATCCTCCTACGCGTCGCCGTCGTGGTTCTCCTCTCTTTTCCCTGCTCGCCGGAGGAACAAGGATCGGACCGGGGCGCCGGAGGAGTATTCCTCGGCCGCGCGTCGGCGGTTTCGCCCGTCGGATCGCGGAATGTCGCCCGTGAGGACCGAGGATTTCGGCGACGAGTGCGATCAGTCGCCGTCTGGAAGCGGATACATCTCGGAGGCCTCGCCGTGGTGGCGGAGGACGCCCACGGTCGCGCCTTCGGCTCGACGATCGCGGTTTGGACACGCAAAGAGCGCGTCTGGTTCTGGTATGGCGCTCTGCCTGAGTCCTCTGGTTCGGGCGAGTCCGAACCGGAGGTGGAACCACAAGGGATTGCCGCCGGAGATGGCCGCGGCGGCAGAGGTCAGAGCCGCAGCGGCGAAGCCTCACCTCTCCGCCGCGGCGTCGTTTTGCGCAAACCGCTCAAGAAAGCTTGCAGATTTTGGACGAGTCAACCACAATCGTTGA